A stretch of Buteo buteo chromosome 9, bButBut1.hap1.1, whole genome shotgun sequence DNA encodes these proteins:
- the RUNDC3A gene encoding RUN domain-containing protein 3A, translated as METSCLQAAMALGLSSKKASSRNIAVERKNLITVCRFSVKTLLEKYTAEPIDDSSEEFVNFAAILEQILSHRFKGPISWFSSDGQRGFWDYIRLACSKVPNNCVSSIENMENISTSRAKGRAWIRVALMEKRMSEYISTALQDTRTTRRFYDDGAIMLRDESMVLTGMLIGLSAIDFSFCLKGEVMDGKTPVVIDYTPYLKFTQSYDYLSEEEERGSVESSTSEDSSPEHPYLPLVTDEDSWYNKWRKMEQKFRIVYAQKGYLEELVRLRESQLKDLEAQNKRLKLRLEEVVVQNQLEKRELEGIILELQEQLTGLIPCENPQLAQLSKEMVTPLVNQWPSLGTLNGNESGSDSKLYRRHSFMSTDQLSAENSLSSDSQRLGEGKREGEPWGPLGKDPTPSMLGLCGSLASLPSCKSLASLKSNECLVSDSTEASPTRSPS; from the exons ATGGAAAcgagctgcctgcaggctgccaTGGCTCTGGGGCTCTCCTCCAAGAAAGCCTCCTCCAGAAACATCGCCGTGGAGAGGAAAAACCTCATCACCGTCTGCAG GTTCTCAGTGAAGACCCTGCTGGAGAAATACACGGCGGAGCCCATCGACGACTCCTCCGAGGAGTTCGTTAACTTTGCCGCCATCCTCGAGCAGATCCTCAGCCACCGCTTTAAAG GCCCCATCAGTTGGTTCAGCTCGGATGGGCAGCGCGGGTTTTGGGATTACATCCGCCTGGCCTGCAGCAAGGTCCCCAACAACTGCGTCAGCAGCATCGAGAACATGGAGAACATCAGTACCTCCAGGGCCAAG GGCCGGGCTTGGATCCGCGTGGCGCTGATGGAGAAGCGCATGTCCGAGTACATctccacagccctgcaggacaCGCGGACCACCAG GAGGTTTTACGATGATGGGGCCATCATGCTGCGGGATGAATCCATGGTGCTCACGGGGATGCTCATCGGGCTCAGCGCCATCGACTTCAG CTTCTGCCTGAAGGGCGAGGTGATGGACGGTAAAACGCCCGTGGTCATCGACTACACGCCCTACCTGAAGTTCACGCAGAG CTACGACTACCtgagcgaggaggaggagcggggcagCGTGGAGAGCAGCACGAGTGAGGACAGCTCCCCCGAACACCCCTACCTGCCCCTGGTCACCGACGAGGACAGCTGGTACAACAAGTGGCGCAAGATGGAGCAGAAATTTCGCATCGTTTATGCCCAAAAG GGAtacctggaggagctggtgcGGCTGCGGGAGTCGCAGCTGAAGGACCTGGAGGCGCAGAACAAGCGGCTGAAGCTGCGcctggaggaggtggtggtgcaGAACcagctggagaagagggagCTGGAGGGCATCAtcctggagctgcaggagcagct GACGGGACTGATTCCCTGCGAGAACCCGCAGCTGGCCCAGCTCTCCAAGGAGATGGTGACACCCCTGGTGAACCAGTGGCCCTCGCTGGGGACCCTCAACGGCAACGAGAGTGGCTCGGACAGCAAGCTCTACAGGAG GCACAGCTTCATGAGCACCGACCAGCTCTCGGCCGAGAACAGCCTCAGCTCCGACTCCCAGCGCCTGGGCGAGGGCAAGCGCGAAGGCGAGCCCTGGGGCCCCTTGG GGAAGGACCCCACGCCCTCCATGCTGGGGCTCTGCGGCTCCCTGgcctccctgcccagctgcaaGTCCCTGGCCAGTCTCAAGTCCAACGAGTGCCTGGTGAGCGACAGCACCGAAGCCAGCCCGACCCGCAGCCCCAGCTGA